A single window of Aquificaceae bacterium DNA harbors:
- the csm2 gene encoding type III-A CRISPR-associated protein Csm2 — MSQSMHRGGQGSNSYVSEFINKLKSLGGDISRLDDRDIFHPEGYASKIVENLGLKGVQLRRFYSEIRNIYDRLQEGKKKEELKYYLYRLYAITQYQENRGVIKRDFGNLVRSILDSIEKNFTEESLRKASDFFMAMVAYSKKES; from the coding sequence ATGAGCCAGAGCATGCATAGAGGAGGTCAAGGGTCTAATAGCTATGTGTCAGAATTCATAAACAAGTTAAAGAGCTTAGGTGGAGATATTTCCAGGCTGGATGACAGAGACATATTTCATCCAGAGGGTTATGCCAGTAAGATAGTGGAAAACTTAGGGCTCAAAGGGGTTCAGCTTAGGAGGTTCTATTCAGAGATAAGAAACATCTACGACAGACTACAAGAGGGCAAGAAAAAGGAAGAGTTAAAGTATTACCTCTACAGACTATATGCCATAACCCAGTATCAGGAAAATAGGGGGGTCATAAAGAGGGATTTTGGAAACCTTGTGCGTTCCATTCTTGACAGCATTGAGAAGAACTTTACCGAAGAGAGCTTACGAAAGGCTTCGGACT